The following are from one region of the Lacinutrix sp. Bg11-31 genome:
- the hisB gene encoding bifunctional histidinol-phosphatase/imidazoleglycerol-phosphate dehydratase HisB — MKKILFIDRDGTLVLEPPLDYQLDSLEKLEFYPKVFQYMAKIASELDYELVMVTNQDGLGTDSFPEDTFWPAQNKVMSAFEKEGVVFTEVFIDKTFPHENAETRKPRTGLLTQYFDKDKYDLENSFVLGDRITDMELAKNLGAKGIFLSENLELGADEIETSKQAILDCIALISTDWEAIYEFLKLEDRVEEITRNTNETQIYIKLNLDGTGKNDIDTGLSFFDHMLDQIGRHGAMDLTIKVKGDLEVDEHHTIEDTMIALGELFNKALGNKLGIERYGFCLPMDDCLAQVAVDFGGRNWLEWEADFKREKIGDMPTEMFFHLFKSFTDGAKCNLNIKAEGKNEHHKIEGIFKAFAKAMKMAVKRDSNKMFLPSTKGML; from the coding sequence ATGAAAAAAATATTATTTATAGATAGAGACGGAACATTAGTATTAGAGCCACCATTAGATTATCAGTTAGATAGTTTAGAGAAGTTAGAATTCTACCCAAAAGTGTTTCAATATATGGCTAAAATAGCTTCAGAATTGGATTACGAATTGGTAATGGTTACAAATCAAGATGGTTTAGGAACAGATTCTTTTCCAGAAGACACCTTTTGGCCTGCTCAAAACAAGGTAATGAGCGCTTTCGAAAAAGAAGGTGTTGTTTTTACCGAAGTTTTTATAGATAAAACGTTTCCTCACGAAAATGCCGAAACACGCAAACCAAGAACAGGTTTGTTAACGCAATATTTTGATAAAGATAAATACGATTTAGAAAACTCTTTTGTATTAGGAGATAGAATTACTGATATGGAATTGGCTAAAAATTTAGGAGCAAAAGGTATCTTTTTATCTGAAAACCTTGAATTAGGAGCAGATGAAATTGAAACATCTAAACAAGCAATCTTAGACTGTATCGCTTTAATAAGTACAGATTGGGAAGCTATTTACGAGTTTTTAAAACTAGAAGATCGTGTAGAAGAAATTACGCGTAATACTAACGAAACTCAGATTTACATTAAACTAAATCTTGATGGTACTGGTAAAAACGATATTGATACGGGTTTATCTTTTTTCGATCATATGTTAGACCAAATTGGTCGTCATGGTGCAATGGATTTAACCATTAAAGTAAAAGGTGATTTAGAAGTAGACGAACACCACACAATTGAAGATACAATGATTGCTTTAGGTGAGTTATTCAACAAAGCTTTAGGGAACAAATTAGGAATAGAACGTTACGGTTTCTGTTTACCAATGGATGACTGCTTAGCGCAAGTAGCAGTAGATTTTGGAGGTAGAAATTGGTTAGAGTGGGAAGCAGATTTTAAACGTGAAAAAATAGGAGATATGCCAACAGAAATGTTTTTCCATTTATTTAAATCGTTTACAGATGGTGCAAAATGTAATTTAAATATAAAAGCTGAAGGTAAAAATGAACACCACAAAATAGAAGGCATTTTTAAAGCCTTTGCAAAAGCTATGAAAATGGCAGTAAAGCGCGATTCAAATAAAATGTTTTTACCATCAACTAAAGGAATGCTTTAA
- the hisD gene encoding histidinol dehydrogenase — MNTIINPNKSTWSELLKRPTQTVDDIEKTVNQVFEDVSKNGDEAIVKYTKKFDGCELASNVVTAEEIEKASALVSEALKQAIKQAKSNIEAFHSAQKTDKVEVETVKGVQCWQEKRPIEKVGLYIPGGTAPLFSTVLMLATPANIAGCKELVLCTPPNKEGKVANEILYTANLCGVTKIIKVGGIQAIAGLTFGTETIPQVYKIFGPGNQFVTVAKQIATKFSVAIDMPAGPSELLVVADDSANAAYVASDLLSQAEHGADSQVILVSDSIKLIESVQNEIEKQLLELPRVEIAEKALTNSKAIVIEDADLALELINNYAPEHLIVATRNNDFFVNNIRNAGSVFIGNYTPESAGDYASGTNHTLPTNGFSKAYSGVNLDSFTKAITFQKITKEGILNIGNTIELMAEAEGLHAHKNAVTLRLRDLEK; from the coding sequence ATGAACACAATAATAAACCCAAACAAATCAACTTGGTCAGAATTATTAAAAAGACCAACACAAACAGTTGATGATATTGAGAAAACTGTGAATCAGGTTTTTGAAGATGTATCTAAAAATGGAGACGAAGCCATTGTTAAATACACTAAGAAATTTGATGGTTGCGAATTGGCTTCAAATGTTGTTACGGCTGAAGAAATAGAAAAGGCATCGGCTTTAGTTTCTGAAGCATTAAAACAAGCGATAAAGCAAGCGAAGTCTAATATAGAAGCATTTCATAGTGCTCAGAAAACAGATAAAGTTGAAGTAGAAACTGTAAAAGGTGTTCAATGTTGGCAAGAAAAAAGACCAATAGAAAAAGTTGGTTTATATATTCCAGGCGGAACTGCACCATTATTTTCTACAGTACTAATGTTGGCAACTCCTGCAAATATTGCTGGTTGTAAAGAATTGGTATTATGTACACCACCAAATAAAGAAGGTAAAGTAGCTAACGAAATTTTATACACAGCAAATTTATGTGGTGTTACTAAAATTATTAAAGTTGGAGGTATTCAAGCGATTGCAGGTTTAACGTTTGGTACAGAAACAATTCCTCAGGTTTATAAAATTTTCGGACCAGGAAATCAGTTTGTAACCGTTGCAAAGCAAATTGCAACCAAGTTTAGTGTCGCTATAGATATGCCTGCTGGACCAAGTGAGTTGTTGGTTGTTGCAGACGATTCTGCAAATGCAGCTTATGTTGCTTCAGATTTGTTAAGTCAAGCCGAACATGGAGCAGATAGTCAAGTTATTTTAGTTTCAGATTCAATAAAATTAATAGAATCTGTACAAAATGAAATTGAAAAGCAACTCTTAGAATTGCCAAGAGTGGAAATTGCAGAAAAAGCACTTACAAATTCTAAAGCTATTGTTATTGAAGATGCAGATTTAGCTTTAGAATTAATTAATAATTATGCACCAGAACATTTAATTGTTGCAACACGAAATAACGATTTTTTTGTAAATAATATAAGAAACGCAGGCTCAGTATTTATAGGTAATTATACACCAGAAAGTGCTGGAGATTATGCATCAGGAACCAACCATACTTTACCAACTAACGGATTTAGTAAAGCCTATTCTGGAGTGAATTTAGATAGTTTTACAAAAGCAATTACGTTCCAGAAAATAACAAAAGAAGGTATTTTAAATATTGGAAACACTATTGAGTTAATGGCTGAAGCCGAAGGATTACATGCGCATAAAAACGCTGTAACTTTAAGACTTCGAGATTTAGAAAAATAA
- the sucD gene encoding succinate--CoA ligase subunit alpha: protein MSVLVNKDSKIIVQGFTGSEGTFHAGQMIEYGTNVVGGVTPGKGGQTHLDRPVFNTVEEAVVKVGADTTIIFVPPAFAADAIMEAADAGIKVIICITEGIPVADMIVASDYIKGKDCRLIGPNCPGVITPGEAKVGIMPGFVFKKGTVGIVSKSGTLTYEAADQVVKQGLGITTAIGIGGDPIIGTTTKEAVELLINDPETECVVMIGEIGGQLEADAANWYKASGSKKPVIGFIAGETAPAGRTMGHAGAIVGGSDDTAQAKKAIMRTCGIHVVDSPAEIGKKVKEVLG, encoded by the coding sequence ATGAGCGTTTTAGTAAACAAAGATTCAAAAATTATAGTTCAAGGATTTACTGGTAGTGAAGGAACATTTCATGCTGGACAAATGATTGAGTACGGAACAAATGTTGTTGGTGGTGTAACTCCAGGAAAAGGAGGTCAAACACACTTAGATAGACCTGTTTTTAATACAGTTGAAGAAGCTGTTGTAAAAGTAGGAGCAGACACAACAATTATTTTTGTGCCACCTGCTTTTGCTGCAGATGCTATTATGGAAGCTGCAGATGCAGGAATTAAAGTAATTATTTGTATTACTGAAGGTATTCCTGTTGCAGATATGATTGTAGCATCAGATTACATCAAAGGAAAAGACTGTAGATTAATTGGACCAAACTGTCCAGGAGTTATTACTCCAGGTGAAGCTAAAGTTGGTATTATGCCAGGTTTTGTTTTTAAAAAAGGTACTGTTGGTATTGTTTCTAAATCAGGAACATTAACGTACGAAGCTGCTGACCAGGTTGTAAAACAAGGTTTAGGTATTACTACTGCAATTGGTATTGGTGGAGATCCAATTATTGGAACAACAACTAAAGAAGCTGTTGAGTTATTAATAAACGATCCAGAAACGGAGTGTGTAGTAATGATTGGTGAAATTGGTGGTCAATTAGAAGCAGATGCTGCTAATTGGTATAAAGCTAGTGGATCTAAAAAGCCAGTTATTGGTTTTATTGCTGGAGAAACTGCGCCTGCAGGTCGTACTATGGGACATGCTGGAGCAATTGTTGGAGGAAGTGATGATACTGCTCAAGCTAAAAAAGCAATTATGAGAACATGTGGAATTCACGTAGTAGATTCTCCTGCAGAAATAGGTAAAAAAGTAAAAGAAGTTTTAGGATAA
- the hisG gene encoding ATP phosphoribosyltransferase, which translates to MSKLRIAVQKSGRLNEDSMKLLKDIGISIENGKDQLKASARNFPLEVFYLRNGDIPQYLRDGVVDIAIIGENVLIEKGNDLPIVERLGFSKCKVSIAVPKESNASSLKDLEGKRIATSYPNTVKHFLDKKGIEANLHIINGSVEIAPNIGLADGICDIVSSGSTLFKNGLKEVEVLLTSEAVLAKSPKLSKENEALLDKIQFRIQSVLRGQNSKYVLLNAPNDKLEEIISILPGMKSPTVLPLAEEGWSSVHSVIDKNLFWDVIDELKAKGAQGILVCPIEKMVL; encoded by the coding sequence ATGAGTAAACTTAGAATTGCAGTACAGAAATCAGGAAGATTAAACGAAGACTCGATGAAGCTTCTTAAAGACATTGGTATTTCTATCGAGAATGGAAAAGACCAATTAAAAGCATCGGCTAGAAATTTTCCTTTAGAAGTGTTTTATCTACGAAATGGCGATATACCTCAGTACTTAAGAGATGGCGTTGTGGATATTGCTATTATTGGCGAGAACGTTTTAATAGAAAAAGGAAACGATTTACCAATTGTAGAGCGCTTAGGTTTTTCAAAATGTAAAGTTTCTATTGCAGTACCAAAAGAATCTAATGCATCAAGTTTAAAAGATTTAGAAGGCAAGCGCATTGCAACATCGTACCCAAATACAGTAAAGCACTTTTTAGATAAAAAGGGAATAGAAGCAAACCTTCACATTATTAATGGTTCTGTAGAAATTGCTCCAAATATAGGCTTGGCTGATGGTATTTGTGATATTGTTTCTAGTGGAAGTACGTTATTTAAAAACGGATTAAAAGAAGTAGAAGTGCTTTTAACATCTGAAGCTGTTTTAGCAAAATCACCAAAATTATCTAAAGAGAATGAAGCGTTACTTGATAAAATTCAATTTAGAATCCAATCGGTTTTAAGAGGACAGAATTCTAAATACGTTTTATTAAATGCGCCAAATGATAAATTAGAAGAAATTATTTCAATATTACCAGGGATGAAAAGCCCAACTGTATTACCATTAGCCGAAGAAGGTTGGAGTAGCGTACACTCGGTTATCGATAAAAACTTATTTTGGGATGTTATCGATGAGCTTAAAGCTAAAGGAGCTCAAGGGATATTGGTTTGTCCAATTGAAAAAATGGTACTTTAA
- a CDS encoding prohibitin family protein, with protein sequence MEKLPKLGVPVIIGIVLILFLVVKSAVTIGPGEGGVIFERLGNGINTEKTYGEGFHIVAPWNDMIVRKVRQQSISDEMNVLSVNGLEVKVNGTIWYEPEYENLGKLIKTKGEDYERELLDPAINAAARSVVGRYTPEQLYSSKRDVIEQEILDEVTKLLEGQFLNVKRVLVEDVKLPPTIKEAIERKLKQEQESLEYEFRLVTAAKEAQKVIIDAKGKAESNRILSASLTDKILQDKGIEATVKLSESPNSKVIIIGSGESGMPIILGNQ encoded by the coding sequence ATGGAGAAATTACCAAAATTAGGAGTACCTGTAATAATAGGAATTGTATTAATACTATTTTTAGTAGTAAAATCAGCAGTTACAATTGGTCCTGGAGAAGGAGGTGTTATTTTCGAAAGATTAGGAAATGGTATTAACACAGAAAAAACTTATGGAGAAGGTTTTCATATTGTAGCACCTTGGAATGATATGATTGTACGTAAAGTGCGTCAACAATCAATTTCAGACGAGATGAACGTATTATCTGTAAATGGATTAGAGGTAAAAGTAAACGGAACTATATGGTACGAGCCAGAATACGAAAATTTAGGTAAGCTAATAAAAACCAAAGGTGAAGATTATGAGCGCGAATTATTAGATCCTGCTATAAACGCAGCTGCAAGAAGTGTTGTTGGTCGTTATACACCAGAGCAGTTATATTCTAGTAAACGTGATGTTATTGAGCAAGAAATTTTAGACGAAGTCACTAAATTATTAGAAGGGCAATTCTTAAATGTAAAGCGTGTTTTAGTAGAAGATGTTAAATTGCCACCAACAATTAAGGAAGCGATTGAACGTAAATTAAAACAAGAGCAGGAGTCTTTAGAATACGAATTTAGATTAGTAACAGCAGCAAAAGAAGCCCAAAAAGTTATTATCGACGCTAAAGGTAAAGCAGAGTCTAACCGTATTTTAAGCGCCTCTTTAACAGATAAAATTTTACAAGATAAAGGTATTGAGGCTACTGTTAAATTGTCTGAATCACCTAATAGTAAAGTTATTATCATTGGATCTGGAGAAAGTGGAATGCCTATTATTTTAGGAAATCAATAA
- a CDS encoding nuclear transport factor 2 family protein yields the protein MSTKALVKAFYESDIANDADVVSKFFHKECIMHWNSSHGFMILKYNDIVDFFEGTRKSYSSIRFQISHLLEDNGFVTSRHTLYGQTIEDPDNETPMAHYISIWEVKDGKLFRCHEISQQADGKTLDSNSFLEIKN from the coding sequence ATGTCAACTAAAGCATTGGTAAAAGCCTTTTATGAATCGGATATTGCAAATGATGCAGATGTGGTTTCAAAATTCTTTCATAAAGAGTGTATAATGCATTGGAATAGTAGTCATGGCTTTATGATTTTAAAATATAATGATATTGTTGATTTTTTTGAAGGTACGCGTAAATCATACAGCTCAATAAGATTTCAAATTAGTCACCTCTTAGAAGATAATGGATTTGTAACTAGCAGGCATACATTATATGGTCAAACTATAGAAGACCCAGATAATGAGACACCTATGGCTCATTATATATCTATTTGGGAAGTGAAAGATGGTAAATTATTTCGTTGCCATGAAATTAGCCAACAAGCAGATGGAAAAACTTTAGATTCAAATTCATTTTTAGAAATAAAAAATTAA
- the hisC gene encoding histidinol-phosphate transaminase, with amino-acid sequence MKQSVNINNLVRDNIKALKPYLSARDEFKGTADVFLDANENPFGTLNRYPDPQQKEIKEKLAALKTVETNQIFIGNGSDEVIDLAFRIFCEPGKDKVLTFSPTYGMYDVSANINNIEIIKQPLINDFQISLNQLQPYLDFEDIKIIFICSPNNPTGNSVNPEDIEYVLGNFEGIVIVDEAYIDFSAQTSFIKNINKYNNLIVSQTFSKAWGLAGVRVGVAYASEDIIKLYNRVKPPYNVSTLNQEAVIKSLNNFEAVTENIQIILDERTKLKEALSTLSIVKKIHPTDANFLLVEVENANKTYQYLIEEKVIIRNRNTQVENCIRITIGTSEENEKLIECLQLISKS; translated from the coding sequence ATGAAACAAAGTGTAAATATAAACAACCTCGTTAGAGACAACATAAAAGCTTTAAAGCCTTATTTATCTGCAAGAGATGAGTTTAAAGGTACTGCCGATGTTTTTTTAGATGCGAATGAAAACCCATTCGGTACCTTAAATAGATATCCAGATCCGCAACAAAAAGAAATTAAAGAGAAGTTAGCTGCACTTAAAACGGTAGAAACAAATCAAATTTTTATTGGTAATGGTAGCGATGAAGTTATCGATTTAGCGTTTCGTATTTTTTGCGAACCAGGAAAAGACAAAGTATTAACGTTTTCTCCAACTTATGGAATGTACGATGTCTCTGCGAATATCAATAATATTGAGATTATAAAACAACCGTTAATTAACGATTTTCAAATTAGCCTAAACCAATTACAACCGTATTTGGATTTCGAAGACATAAAAATCATTTTTATCTGTTCACCAAATAACCCAACAGGAAACAGTGTTAATCCTGAAGATATTGAATATGTTTTAGGAAATTTTGAAGGCATAGTTATAGTTGATGAGGCTTATATAGATTTTAGTGCACAAACATCATTTATTAAAAATATTAATAAATACAATAACTTAATAGTAAGCCAAACGTTTAGTAAAGCTTGGGGATTAGCAGGTGTTAGAGTAGGAGTTGCATATGCAAGCGAAGACATTATAAAATTATATAATCGTGTAAAACCACCATATAATGTCAGTACTTTAAATCAAGAAGCCGTTATAAAAAGTTTAAATAATTTTGAAGCAGTTACCGAAAACATTCAAATAATTCTTGACGAAAGAACAAAGTTAAAAGAAGCTTTGAGTACATTATCTATAGTGAAAAAGATACATCCAACGGATGCTAATTTTTTACTCGTAGAGGTTGAAAACGCTAATAAAACGTATCAATATTTAATTGAAGAAAAAGTAATTATTAGAAATAGAAATACACAAGTAGAAAACTGTATTCGTATTACTATTGGTACTTCTGAGGAGAATGAGAAATTAATAGAATGCCTTCAATTAATTTCGAAATCCTGA
- a CDS encoding GIY-YIG nuclease family protein — MNDNQKYYCYILSNKNKTVLYIGYTKDLKQRVKQHRLGTGALFTKKYNCYELLHFEKFITMKEAKSREKQLKNWNKEWKWDLIKVTNPDLKILEI; from the coding sequence ATGAATGATAATCAAAAATACTATTGCTATATTCTAAGTAATAAGAATAAAACTGTATTATATATTGGTTATACAAAAGATTTAAAACAAAGAGTAAAACAACATCGTTTAGGAACAGGAGCTTTATTTACAAAAAAATATAATTGTTATGAATTGTTGCATTTTGAAAAATTCATAACAATGAAAGAAGCTAAATCAAGAGAAAAGCAGCTTAAAAATTGGAATAAAGAATGGAAATGGGATCTTATAAAGGTTACGAATCCAGATTTAAAAATATTAGAAATTTAA
- a CDS encoding UDP-3-O-(3-hydroxymyristoyl)glucosamine N-acyltransferase, translating to MKFPNPYTLKQVAQIIDCDYVGADNFQVLGMNEIHVVEPGDIVFVDHPKYYDKALQSAATIVLINKDVDCPEGKALLISEDPFRDFNKLTHHFKPFQAATSSISASAKIGEHTVIQPNCFIGNNVTIGDNCIIHANVTIYDDSVIGNNVTIHSGTILGASAFYYKNRPEGFDPLVSGGRVVIEDNVDIGALCTIDKGVTGDTTIGAGSKLDNQIQVGHDTVIGKKCLIASQVGIAGCCIIEDEVTIWGQVGTNSGITIGKKAVILGQTGVTKSVAGGKSYFGTPVEEARVKLKELAYVKQIPNIIDQLKNK from the coding sequence ATGAAATTCCCAAATCCATATACCTTAAAACAAGTTGCTCAAATAATTGATTGTGATTACGTTGGAGCAGATAATTTTCAGGTTTTAGGAATGAATGAAATTCACGTAGTAGAACCTGGAGATATTGTTTTTGTAGATCATCCAAAGTATTACGATAAAGCATTACAATCTGCTGCTACTATTGTTTTAATTAACAAAGACGTAGATTGTCCAGAAGGAAAAGCATTATTAATAAGTGAGGATCCTTTTCGTGATTTCAATAAATTAACGCATCATTTTAAACCTTTTCAAGCCGCTACAAGTAGTATATCAGCTTCAGCTAAAATAGGAGAGCATACAGTAATACAGCCTAATTGTTTTATTGGTAACAATGTAACAATTGGAGATAATTGTATTATTCATGCAAATGTTACTATTTATGACGATTCAGTTATTGGTAATAATGTGACGATACATTCTGGAACTATTTTAGGAGCAAGTGCTTTCTATTATAAAAACAGACCAGAAGGTTTCGATCCATTAGTTTCTGGAGGCCGCGTTGTTATAGAAGATAACGTAGATATTGGTGCTTTATGTACTATAGATAAAGGAGTAACAGGAGATACAACTATTGGTGCTGGTTCAAAATTGGATAATCAAATACAGGTTGGACATGATACTGTTATTGGGAAAAAATGCCTTATTGCATCGCAAGTAGGGATTGCTGGTTGTTGTATTATTGAAGACGAGGTAACAATTTGGGGACAGGTAGGTACAAATAGTGGAATTACTATTGGTAAAAAAGCTGTTATTCTTGGCCAAACAGGAGTTACAAAGTCTGTTGCTGGTGGAAAAAGTTATTTTGGCACTCCAGTTGAAGAGGCTCGAGTTAAATTAAAGGAACTAGCTTATGTTAAGCAAATTCCTAATATTATAGATCAACTAAAAAACAAATAA
- a CDS encoding VWA domain-containing protein — MSTQTLLLIILAGIVALLLALFQYKHKVKEASKKNALFAFFRFLSIFGVLLLLINPKLEQVNVYNEKPNLVVAVDNSNSIKYFNQEENVASIVQRIKEDKKLKNKFNIDVFSFGNTLNASDSLSFTENQTNIDKAFRELSQVYKRTVSPSIIISDGNQTYGNDYEYSAKKYNQPIYPIVIGDTTRYSDLKLKQLNVNKYAFLKNKFPVEAILVYNGDQNVNTKFVVTSGKSTLYSKNLSFSENDNSKILNFTLPANSVGVKSYRASIIPIATEKNKANNSNNFAVEVVDEKTKVAIVSSVLHPDLGMLKKSIETNEQREVVFLKPQEAINQLNDFQLVIVYQPNNSFSSLFEALKLQNKNKFVIAGSKTDFKFLNKVSENYQHDITSQTEDYQPALNVNYSSFIVDDLDFESFPPLLANFGEPTFSVPFESILYKKIGSINTEEPLLATFEINERREAVLFGESLWKWRAQSFINTEGFNAFDNFTGKLIQYLASNKRKNRLNLDYESFYQGSSNIVMSAQFFNKNYEFDANESLNVIITDKVNKTSKTIPFILKNNNYQVDLSTLPASDYTFTVKATRENISKSGNFKILEYNVEQQFINANVSKLKTIANQSKGGAYFISDYNTLIKDLINDNRYKPMQKSIKNIVPLIDWKYLLALIALTLAIEWFLRKYNGLI, encoded by the coding sequence TTGTCTACACAAACACTCTTATTGATTATATTAGCTGGAATCGTAGCGCTTTTATTAGCGCTTTTTCAATATAAACACAAAGTAAAAGAAGCATCTAAAAAGAATGCGCTTTTTGCTTTTTTTCGTTTTTTAAGCATTTTTGGTGTGCTACTATTACTTATCAATCCTAAGTTAGAACAAGTAAACGTTTATAACGAAAAACCTAACTTGGTAGTGGCTGTAGACAATTCTAATTCTATAAAATACTTTAACCAAGAAGAGAATGTTGCTAGTATAGTACAACGTATTAAAGAAGATAAAAAGCTAAAGAATAAATTTAATATTGATGTATTTTCCTTTGGAAATACGCTTAATGCTTCAGATTCATTATCATTTACAGAGAATCAAACCAATATTGATAAGGCTTTTAGGGAGTTAAGTCAGGTTTATAAAAGAACAGTGTCTCCATCCATTATTATTTCTGATGGAAATCAAACCTACGGAAACGATTACGAGTATTCAGCTAAAAAATATAATCAGCCTATTTATCCAATAGTTATTGGTGATACCACGCGTTATTCAGATTTAAAACTAAAACAACTTAACGTCAATAAATACGCGTTTTTAAAGAACAAGTTTCCTGTAGAAGCGATTTTGGTTTACAATGGAGATCAAAACGTAAATACTAAATTTGTAGTAACTTCAGGAAAGAGTACTTTGTATTCTAAGAATTTAAGTTTTTCTGAAAACGATAATTCTAAAATCTTAAACTTTACTTTACCAGCAAATAGTGTTGGTGTAAAAAGTTATAGAGCATCTATAATTCCTATTGCTACAGAAAAAAATAAAGCAAATAATAGTAATAATTTTGCAGTAGAAGTAGTAGATGAAAAAACAAAAGTAGCTATTGTAAGCTCAGTTTTGCATCCAGATTTAGGAATGCTAAAAAAGAGTATTGAGACTAACGAGCAACGTGAAGTGGTATTTTTAAAACCACAAGAGGCTATTAATCAATTAAATGATTTTCAATTGGTTATTGTGTATCAACCAAACAATAGCTTTAGCTCTTTGTTTGAAGCTTTAAAGCTTCAAAATAAAAACAAATTTGTAATTGCTGGTTCAAAGACAGACTTCAAATTCTTGAATAAAGTTAGTGAAAATTACCAACACGATATAACTTCTCAAACTGAAGATTATCAACCAGCATTGAATGTAAATTACAGTTCGTTTATTGTGGACGATTTAGATTTCGAATCATTCCCACCTTTACTAGCTAATTTTGGAGAACCTACTTTTTCTGTTCCTTTTGAAAGTATCCTTTATAAAAAAATAGGATCTATAAATACTGAAGAACCACTTTTGGCAACTTTCGAAATTAACGAAAGGCGAGAAGCTGTCTTATTTGGTGAAAGCTTATGGAAATGGAGAGCACAAAGTTTTATTAATACAGAAGGTTTTAATGCTTTCGATAATTTTACAGGAAAACTAATACAGTATCTAGCGTCTAATAAACGCAAAAACAGATTAAATCTGGATTACGAATCCTTTTACCAAGGAAGTAGCAATATAGTAATGTCTGCTCAGTTTTTTAACAAAAACTATGAGTTTGATGCTAATGAAAGCTTAAATGTTATCATAACAGACAAGGTTAATAAAACGTCTAAAACAATTCCTTTCATTTTAAAAAACAACAACTATCAAGTCGATTTAAGTACGTTACCAGCTTCAGATTACACTTTTACAGTAAAGGCAACTCGTGAAAATATTTCGAAATCTGGTAATTTTAAAATATTAGAATATAATGTTGAGCAGCAGTTTATAAATGCTAATGTTTCAAAATTAAAAACCATTGCAAATCAAAGTAAAGGAGGTGCCTATTTTATTAGTGATTACAATACGTTGATAAAAGATTTAATTAATGACAATCGTTATAAACCTATGCAAAAAAGCATTAAAAATATCGTACCTTTAATCGATTGGAAATACCTTCTTGCGCTAATAGCATTAACGCTTGCAATAGAATGGTTTCTGAGAAAATATAACGGATTAATATAA
- the fabG gene encoding 3-oxoacyl-[acyl-carrier-protein] reductase: MKLLEGKTAIITGASRGIGKGIAEVFAQQGANVAFTYSSSVEAANALEKELNALGVKAKGYKSNAANFDESQQLAEDVLAEFGSIDILVNNAGITKDNLLMRMGEADFDKVIEVNLKSVFNMTKAVQRTMLKQRKGSIINMSSVVGVKGNAGQTNYAASKAGIIGFSKSVALELGSRNIRSNVIAPGFIETEMTAKLDEETVKSWRNAIPLKRGGTPEDIANVCVFLASDMSAYVTGQTLNVDGGMLT, translated from the coding sequence ATGAAACTTTTAGAAGGTAAAACAGCAATAATTACAGGAGCTAGTCGTGGTATTGGAAAAGGTATAGCAGAAGTATTCGCACAGCAAGGAGCTAATGTAGCATTTACTTACAGTTCTTCAGTAGAAGCAGCTAACGCGTTAGAAAAAGAATTAAATGCTTTAGGAGTTAAGGCAAAAGGATATAAAAGTAACGCAGCAAACTTTGATGAATCTCAACAATTAGCTGAAGATGTTTTAGCAGAATTTGGAAGTATCGATATATTAGTTAATAACGCAGGAATTACAAAAGATAATTTGTTAATGAGAATGGGTGAGGCAGATTTCGATAAAGTAATCGAGGTAAATCTTAAATCTGTTTTCAATATGACAAAAGCTGTACAGCGTACAATGCTTAAGCAACGTAAAGGTTCTATAATTAATATGAGTTCTGTTGTTGGTGTTAAAGGAAACGCTGGACAAACAAACTATGCAGCTTCTAAAGCTGGTATTATTGGTTTTTCTAAGTCTGTAGCTTTAGAGTTAGGATCTAGAAACATTAGAAGTAACGTAATCGCTCCAGGTTTTATTGAAACTGAAATGACTGCAAAGTTAGACGAGGAAACTGTAAAATCATGGCGTAATGCAATTCCATTAAAGCGTGGTGGAACTCCAGAGGATATTGCAAATGTTTGTGTATTCTTAGCTAGTGATATGTCTGCTTATGTTACAGGACAGACCTTGAATGTTGATGGAGGAATGTTAACATAA